From Cyclobacteriaceae bacterium, a single genomic window includes:
- a CDS encoding anthranilate synthase component I family protein, which translates to MKYKLTTQSKKLLADTLTPVNIYLKLRDVFAGSILLESSDYHGHENSLSFICCDPIASFQVRDEMIEMKFPDHTITKIKIDSRDQVLSSLDQFRLSFDADQSQQKYASAGLFGYMVYDAVRYFEDVNLEISERLVPDILYKVYRYVIIVDHFSNELTLFEHTPEVENDSDGKKDGLEKLEKIIYSNRFSTFPFESTKKETSNVTDEEFLQMIGEGRKHCFRGDVFQIVLSRRFVTEFKGDEFNVYRALRSINPSPYLFYFDYGSFKIFGSSPEAQIQIKGGVANIFPIAGTFRRSGNDKEDSELAARLSKDEKENAEHVMLVDLARNDLARDSDEVTVEVFKEIQYYSHVIHLVSKVSGTLRRGKSPLKLAADTFPAGTLSGAPKHQAMTLINKYENINRSFYGGAIGFLGFNGDFNHAIMIRTFLSKDNKLICQAGAGVVAKSIPASELQEVNNKLEALRRAITMAEGI; encoded by the coding sequence ATGAAGTATAAACTGACAACACAATCAAAGAAACTTTTGGCGGACACGCTCACGCCTGTAAATATCTATCTCAAATTACGTGATGTGTTTGCGGGAAGCATTCTTCTGGAAAGCTCGGATTACCATGGTCATGAGAACAGTCTCTCTTTCATTTGCTGTGACCCGATTGCCTCATTCCAGGTGAGGGATGAAATGATTGAAATGAAATTCCCGGATCACACTATTACAAAGATTAAAATTGATTCGCGCGATCAGGTATTGAGCAGTCTGGATCAATTCAGACTTTCCTTTGATGCAGATCAATCACAACAAAAGTATGCGTCTGCTGGATTGTTTGGTTATATGGTGTACGATGCAGTTCGGTATTTTGAAGATGTGAACCTGGAAATTTCGGAAAGACTTGTGCCTGATATTCTTTACAAGGTTTATCGCTACGTCATCATTGTTGATCATTTTTCAAATGAGCTGACACTTTTCGAACATACTCCTGAAGTAGAAAATGATTCTGACGGCAAGAAAGATGGATTGGAAAAACTGGAGAAGATCATTTACAGTAATCGCTTTTCAACATTTCCATTTGAATCAACAAAAAAAGAAACTTCCAATGTTACAGATGAGGAGTTTCTTCAAATGATTGGAGAAGGGAGAAAGCACTGTTTTCGTGGAGATGTATTTCAGATAGTTCTTTCCAGGAGATTTGTGACAGAATTTAAGGGAGATGAGTTCAATGTGTATCGTGCTTTACGTTCGATCAATCCATCACCTTATCTTTTTTATTTTGATTACGGAAGCTTCAAGATATTTGGATCTTCACCGGAGGCCCAGATTCAGATCAAAGGCGGTGTAGCGAATATCTTCCCCATCGCTGGGACTTTCAGAAGATCTGGAAATGACAAGGAAGATTCTGAACTGGCAGCAAGACTATCAAAGGATGAAAAAGAAAATGCTGAACATGTGATGTTAGTGGATCTTGCGAGAAATGATCTAGCAAGAGATTCAGATGAAGTGACGGTAGAAGTATTTAAGGAGATACAGTATTATTCACACGTTATTCATTTGGTGTCAAAGGTATCGGGCACTTTAAGAAGAGGGAAATCGCCTTTAAAGCTTGCGGCTGATACTTTTCCGGCAGGAACGTTGTCAGGCGCACCTAAGCATCAGGCAATGACGCTCATTAACAAGTATGAGAATATTAATCGCAGCTTTTATGGTGGTGCGATAGGGTTCCTGGGATTCAACGGCGATTTCAATCACGCGATCATGATCAGAACATTTTTGAGTAAGGATAACAAGCTTATATGCCAGGCAGGAGCAGGGGTTGTGGCCAAATCAATTCCGGCAAGTGAACTGCAGGAAGTTAATAATAAACTAGAGGCATTGAGAAGAGCCATCACCATGGCTGAAGGAATTTAA
- a CDS encoding YebC/PmpR family DNA-binding transcriptional regulator, producing MGRVFEKRKHKMFARFDRMAKGFTRIGKDIAIAVKLGGANPDNNPRLRMAIQNAKGINMPKDRVENAIKRASSKEEKDFQEVIYEGYAPHGVPVVVECATDNPTRTVANMRVRFSKNGGTMGNSGSVAFMFERKGVFKFDPAKLNLDELELDLIDGGAEDIQKDEEETIIYTKFTEFGHMQKFLESRNLIPKSSELQFIPNTTKELSEAEQDEVMECVTALEEDDDVQTVYHNLA from the coding sequence ATGGGACGCGTATTTGAAAAACGTAAGCACAAAATGTTCGCCCGGTTTGACCGGATGGCTAAAGGATTTACCCGCATTGGAAAAGACATTGCCATTGCCGTAAAGCTGGGAGGAGCTAACCCTGACAATAATCCTCGTCTGCGGATGGCGATTCAAAACGCCAAAGGTATCAACATGCCGAAGGACCGCGTTGAGAATGCTATCAAGCGCGCTTCTTCAAAAGAAGAAAAAGATTTCCAGGAAGTAATCTATGAAGGATATGCACCTCACGGTGTACCAGTGGTAGTAGAGTGTGCCACTGACAATCCCACCAGAACAGTAGCCAACATGCGCGTGCGATTCTCCAAGAATGGCGGCACTATGGGAAACTCCGGTTCTGTTGCCTTCATGTTTGAACGCAAGGGCGTATTCAAATTTGATCCCGCAAAGCTTAATCTTGACGAGCTCGAACTGGATCTTATCGATGGCGGCGCAGAAGACATTCAGAAGGATGAAGAAGAAACCATCATCTATACCAAATTCACAGAGTTTGGACACATGCAGAAATTCCTTGAGTCAAGGAACCTGATTCCTAAAAGCTCAGAATTGCAATTCATTCCCAACACAACAAAAGAGCTAAGCGAAGCTGAGCAGGATGAGGTGATGGAATGCGTTACGGCTCTTGAAGAAGATGATGATGTACAAACTGTATATCACAATCTGGCGTAA
- a CDS encoding aminodeoxychorismate/anthranilate synthase component II, which translates to MKILVLDNYDSFTYNLVHIIREFGFEMDIFRNDKISIEDVGKYDKILLSPGPGIPDEAGILKQVIKTYGPTKSILGVCLGHQAIAEVYGATLFNLPNVLHGVTSKMQVTKGSEKLFQNIPEKFDATHYHSWAVVPESIKGDLEITAVSVIGLVMAIAHKKYDVRGVQFHPESIMTEHGKKLIENWLNN; encoded by the coding sequence ATGAAAATACTGGTATTGGATAATTATGATTCATTCACCTATAACCTGGTACATATTATCCGGGAGTTTGGTTTTGAAATGGATATTTTCAGAAATGATAAGATCAGCATTGAGGATGTTGGTAAGTATGATAAGATACTGTTATCCCCTGGCCCTGGTATTCCGGACGAAGCTGGAATTCTTAAGCAGGTCATTAAAACGTATGGACCTACTAAGAGCATTCTTGGGGTTTGTCTGGGGCATCAGGCGATTGCAGAAGTTTATGGGGCAACGCTTTTTAATCTTCCCAATGTTCTTCATGGAGTTACTTCAAAGATGCAGGTAACAAAAGGTTCGGAGAAGTTGTTTCAAAACATCCCGGAGAAATTTGACGCGACACATTATCATTCCTGGGCGGTTGTTCCTGAGAGCATCAAAGGTGATCTTGAAATTACTGCTGTCAGTGTTATTGGATTGGTCATGGCTATTGCCCATAAGAAGTATGATGTAAGGGGGGTCCAGTTTCACCCTGAATCAATAATGACAGAGCATGGAAAGAAGCTGATTGAAAACTGGCTGAACAATTGA
- a CDS encoding GNAT family N-acetyltransferase, whose amino-acid sequence MKLSLPERIETDRLILARLKYEEAEEIFYTYASKAEATKFMSWPTHNNLEDTRTFLKYAVSGWSAGTDYSYGIRLKKNHRFIGSCGILNDEGKVQFGYILSPTHWGMGFATEVCRKLMQVVRTVPEVYRISTFVDVENVASSKVLLKSGLVEEARLEKWFKFINQNSEPKDCFLYKLPL is encoded by the coding sequence GTGAAACTGTCCTTGCCGGAACGGATCGAAACAGATCGACTCATCTTAGCGCGCTTAAAATACGAAGAAGCCGAAGAAATTTTCTATACCTATGCAAGCAAGGCGGAGGCAACGAAATTCATGTCGTGGCCAACCCATAACAATCTCGAAGATACACGGACTTTTTTAAAGTATGCGGTGAGTGGATGGAGCGCTGGTACAGACTATTCTTATGGTATCCGGTTGAAGAAGAACCACAGGTTCATTGGAAGCTGCGGCATTCTTAATGATGAGGGCAAAGTCCAGTTTGGTTATATCCTCAGTCCGACGCACTGGGGGATGGGTTTTGCCACAGAGGTTTGTAGAAAATTAATGCAGGTCGTGCGCACTGTGCCGGAGGTTTACAGGATCAGCACTTTTGTGGATGTTGAAAATGTGGCATCTTCAAAAGTCCTTTTAAAGTCAGGCCTTGTAGAAGAGGCACGGCTTGAGAAATGGTTTAAGTTTATTAATCAGAATAGTGAGCCCAAGGATTGCTTTTTATATAAGTTGCCACTGTAA
- a CDS encoding DUF2807 domain-containing protein translates to MKKFTFLRISALFLTLLMMQVSCVHEEDPGPLQSEEKNYVLQDFDRLDIGYSFVITVQQSPVFSILVRGDRRNLDDLGVIKVGSTLNIRYTDNRSHEHTTYITITMPALAGASLSGASNTTMSGFKDADNMDIILSGAAIAQLNIESKKSTINLSGASKLTLSGKTDAMDAKISGASELSAYAMNAMVVDADASGAGKISVFASQSLKANASGAGIIYYKGNPLLNATVSGAGMVKSE, encoded by the coding sequence ATGAAAAAATTTACATTCTTACGAATTTCAGCCCTTTTTCTGACTTTGCTAATGATGCAGGTTTCCTGCGTTCATGAAGAAGATCCGGGACCTCTTCAAAGCGAAGAAAAGAATTATGTCCTCCAGGATTTTGATCGCCTTGATATCGGATACTCGTTTGTGATTACTGTTCAGCAGAGTCCGGTGTTTTCAATTCTTGTCAGGGGAGACAGACGAAATCTGGATGATCTCGGTGTTATAAAGGTTGGATCCACACTGAATATCCGGTACACGGATAATCGTTCGCATGAGCACACGACATACATTACGATCACGATGCCTGCATTGGCAGGTGCGAGCTTATCGGGAGCAAGCAACACCACGATGAGTGGTTTTAAGGATGCGGACAATATGGATATAATCCTGTCGGGTGCTGCGATTGCTCAATTGAATATAGAGTCTAAGAAATCAACCATTAATTTATCGGGTGCGTCAAAGCTTACGCTCTCTGGAAAGACAGATGCTATGGATGCAAAAATTTCAGGAGCTTCGGAACTGTCTGCCTATGCCATGAATGCGATGGTAGTGGATGCGGATGCTTCCGGTGCTGGGAAGATCAGCGTATTTGCATCGCAGTCACTAAAAGCAAACGCAAGCGGAGCAGGGATCATTTACTATAAAGGCAATCCTTTACTCAACGCAACAGTGAGTGGCGCAGGGATGGTAAAATCGGAGTAA
- a CDS encoding outer membrane beta-barrel protein has product MRKLVFCAVLAISIQDLYSQNTESFGIFGGFNVPITIDKGLEKDPRYRSKFEIRGTPIGFHYGYDRPGFGYVISPSFLKIGQTYTILNATGGDVGTRDISMNYFSLPLALKFHLNDLSFFRLSLLAAADFCFLLDGTETINNSAAKLRYPSGVTVPDGYTVAYDGVFVPAISNQVYVSKDKFNSFQLFGAIGMRADLDLSDNWSVMVDGRANFSLFDPRSKAYLDQLSTPSGGPDINGNTAAPDLYGQRRDVFLSVTFGVSRIIQTKAKFKERHTAPLPKVNYSKTVGGKKPKK; this is encoded by the coding sequence ATGAGGAAACTCGTGTTTTGTGCTGTCCTGGCGATTTCTATACAAGATCTCTATTCTCAGAATACTGAGTCATTTGGGATTTTTGGCGGGTTCAACGTCCCCATCACAATTGATAAAGGCCTCGAAAAGGATCCCCGTTATCGTTCAAAATTCGAGATTCGTGGAACGCCCATAGGATTTCACTATGGCTACGACCGGCCAGGATTTGGCTATGTGATTTCTCCCAGCTTCCTCAAGATCGGTCAAACGTATACGATCCTTAATGCTACCGGCGGTGATGTTGGCACACGCGACATCTCTATGAATTATTTCAGTCTGCCACTCGCACTGAAGTTTCACCTCAATGATCTTTCTTTCTTCCGACTCAGTCTTCTTGCAGCGGCGGATTTTTGTTTCCTGCTGGATGGAACAGAAACAATCAACAATAGTGCAGCGAAACTAAGATATCCTTCAGGCGTTACTGTTCCGGATGGATATACTGTTGCATATGATGGTGTGTTCGTTCCTGCTATTTCCAATCAGGTGTACGTTTCAAAAGATAAGTTCAATTCCTTCCAGCTGTTCGGTGCGATTGGCATGCGTGCAGATCTCGACCTCAGTGACAACTGGAGTGTAATGGTGGATGGTCGCGCAAACTTCTCATTGTTTGACCCTCGCAGCAAAGCCTATCTTGATCAGCTATCAACTCCTTCCGGTGGACCTGATATCAATGGAAATACCGCTGCTCCTGATCTCTATGGTCAGCGCCGGGATGTTTTTCTTTCTGTAACGTTCGGGGTTTCAAGGATCATCCAAACCAAAGCCAAGTTCAAAGAGCGGCATACTGCTCCACTTCCCAAGGTGAATTATTCCAAGACCGTCGGAGGCAAGAAGCCTAAGAAATAA
- a CDS encoding MFS transporter has translation MKVAALKAFQSRNYRLYFSGQSISLIGTWMQRTAVYWLIYEKTGSSVMLGIAVFAAQFPSFLLSIFGGVISDRYNRYRVLLITQIASLLQAITLTLLVLSNHYEVWHILVLSVILGAINAFDVPARQSMVYDMVDSKENVPNAIALNSSMVHLARLVGPALSGIVLENLGAPVCFMINSFSFIAVITSLLFLRLPVYKKPERISNAITDLKNGFNYLKETPSISKVMLMLALISLLSLPYITLLPVYAKEIFLGSATTFGFLNSLIGLGALSGALFLASLKPGTDLKKVLFVNTIIFGIGLAAFSHLTSITLAIPFLIMTGFGMMSQTTISNTLIQLAVAPSMRGRVISYYAMAFFGMQPIGSLMIGWLSHNAGTPNTLFIQGMITITIALTFMPFLRSRGLKSKDKMKMDQLEERSVEVTG, from the coding sequence ATGAAAGTTGCAGCCCTCAAGGCATTTCAAAGCAGAAACTACAGACTATACTTTTCAGGACAATCCATTTCTCTTATTGGAACGTGGATGCAGCGAACAGCAGTTTACTGGCTGATCTATGAAAAGACCGGCTCTTCCGTAATGCTGGGCATCGCTGTATTCGCGGCACAGTTTCCTTCATTTCTTCTTTCCATCTTCGGTGGCGTTATCTCCGATCGTTACAATCGCTACCGCGTTTTATTAATCACGCAGATCGCTTCCCTCCTTCAGGCGATCACGCTCACGCTACTCGTACTTTCCAATCATTATGAAGTCTGGCATATTCTGGTATTGAGTGTTATCCTCGGTGCTATCAACGCATTTGATGTACCGGCAAGACAATCAATGGTATATGATATGGTGGACAGCAAGGAAAATGTTCCCAATGCAATCGCTTTGAATTCATCGATGGTCCACCTTGCGCGATTGGTGGGTCCTGCTCTGTCCGGAATTGTGCTCGAAAATCTTGGAGCACCTGTTTGTTTCATGATCAATTCTTTCAGCTTCATTGCCGTCATCACCTCCCTTCTGTTTTTAAGATTGCCGGTCTATAAAAAACCGGAGCGGATCAGCAATGCGATCACAGATCTGAAGAATGGCTTCAATTACCTGAAAGAAACTCCTTCCATCAGCAAAGTCATGCTCATGCTGGCGTTGATCAGTTTGTTATCATTGCCTTACATAACATTGCTTCCGGTATATGCAAAGGAGATATTCCTTGGCAGTGCCACAACGTTTGGTTTCCTCAACAGCCTGATTGGATTAGGTGCATTGAGCGGTGCACTTTTCCTGGCATCACTGAAGCCCGGCACAGATCTTAAGAAAGTATTATTTGTTAATACAATTATCTTCGGCATCGGGCTGGCGGCATTCTCTCATCTTACCAGCATCACACTGGCAATACCCTTCCTGATCATGACAGGTTTTGGAATGATGTCACAGACTACGATCAGCAACACATTGATACAACTTGCTGTTGCTCCTTCTATGCGCGGACGTGTGATCAGTTATTATGCAATGGCATTCTTTGGCATGCAGCCGATCGGAAGTTTAATGATCGGGTGGTTGTCACACAATGCTGGAACACCCAACACGCTGTTCATCCAGGGAATGATCACCATCACGATCGCACTTACGTTCATGCCTTTCCTGAGAAGCCGCGGATTAAAATCAAAGGACAAGATGAAGATGGATCAGCTGGAAGAGCGATCCGTGGAAGTGACGGGGTAA
- a CDS encoding sulfatase-like hydrolase/transferase, protein MMFKRLAEGFRLKGNIYVALALSLLLMMSIYMLCRVSFYFYNAEFFPDMTFSRFGKIMLGGLRFDLSALLYLNSLFFLLLIIPFDFRFRKGYQKVLKYLFLIVNSIGLAMNISDTLYYQYTLRRTTLSVLRQFENEQNIGSLIFQFLLDYWYALIFWAVLVFIMTKLFGLIRIDGPQVKNRTAYYFSGVVAMLLIVGLVIAGMRGGFGESTRPITLSNAAQYATHPKDINLVLNTPFAILRTAKTPVIQRVNYYSQEEADQLFPTLHVREDSSSFQPKNVVVIILESFSKEFFGIYNRDLNNGTYKGYTPFLDSLIGQSQAYQYSFANGRKSIDAMPSVICSIPSIEVPYVLSHYSGNKINSLPGLLKEKGYYTSFFHGAPNGSMGFQAFANLCGFDDYFGKDEYNNNDDYDGIWGIWDHKFLQFYADKMNTFKEPFYTNFFSVSSHHPYNLPDEFKGTFKEGDMSIYKLIEYTDYSLKKFFQKASKMPWYKNTVFVISADHASAQIKVPEYNTAWGYFSIPIFFFQPSGNDHSFKQEIIQQVDIMPTVLGMLHYDKSYIAFGRDIFHDKTKPFAFNYLDNTYQAFRGNYLLQFDGTKTMSLYDFRNDKFLKENLLSKLPDTVRVMEGQLKAFIQQYNNRMVDDNLTIEGPQSPGIKKME, encoded by the coding sequence ATGATGTTTAAGAGGCTGGCAGAAGGGTTCCGGTTAAAGGGAAACATTTATGTCGCTCTTGCCCTCTCTCTTTTGCTGATGATGAGCATATATATGTTATGCAGGGTCAGCTTTTACTTCTATAATGCTGAGTTCTTCCCAGACATGACCTTCAGCAGATTTGGAAAGATCATGCTGGGTGGATTGCGCTTTGATCTGTCAGCACTTCTTTATCTGAATTCACTTTTCTTCCTGTTGTTGATCATCCCATTTGATTTCCGTTTCCGGAAAGGCTATCAGAAAGTACTGAAATATCTTTTTCTCATTGTGAATTCCATCGGACTGGCGATGAACATTTCCGATACGCTGTATTATCAATACACACTGAGAAGAACAACGTTGAGTGTGCTTCGGCAATTCGAGAATGAGCAGAACATTGGAAGTCTCATCTTTCAGTTTCTTCTGGATTACTGGTACGCTTTGATTTTCTGGGCGGTGCTGGTCTTTATCATGACAAAGTTGTTTGGCCTGATCAGGATTGACGGGCCGCAGGTAAAGAACAGGACAGCATATTATTTTTCAGGAGTGGTGGCGATGCTGCTGATCGTTGGATTGGTGATCGCCGGGATGAGGGGAGGCTTTGGAGAAAGCACGCGTCCTATTACGTTGAGCAATGCTGCACAGTATGCAACGCATCCAAAGGATATCAACCTTGTGCTGAATACGCCGTTTGCAATTCTTCGCACTGCGAAGACTCCTGTGATACAGCGTGTGAACTATTATTCACAGGAGGAAGCCGATCAGTTATTTCCCACGCTTCATGTTAGGGAAGATAGTTCGTCCTTTCAACCGAAGAACGTTGTGGTGATCATTCTTGAAAGTTTCTCAAAAGAATTTTTTGGAATCTACAATCGCGACCTTAACAATGGAACGTATAAAGGGTATACACCTTTCCTGGATTCATTGATCGGACAATCGCAAGCCTATCAGTATTCGTTTGCCAATGGAAGGAAATCCATTGATGCAATGCCCTCTGTGATCTGCAGCATTCCCTCCATTGAAGTTCCGTATGTATTGTCTCATTATTCCGGCAATAAGATCAATAGTCTGCCAGGCCTGTTGAAAGAGAAGGGTTATTATACTTCATTTTTTCATGGTGCCCCGAATGGGTCCATGGGCTTTCAGGCGTTTGCCAACCTCTGCGGCTTTGATGATTATTTTGGAAAGGATGAATACAACAACAATGACGACTATGATGGCATCTGGGGAATCTGGGATCATAAGTTCCTGCAGTTCTATGCTGACAAGATGAATACATTTAAAGAGCCCTTTTATACAAACTTCTTTTCGGTGTCATCACATCATCCTTATAATCTTCCGGATGAATTCAAGGGAACGTTCAAAGAAGGGGATATGAGTATTTACAAGCTTATTGAGTACACAGATTATTCCTTAAAAAAGTTTTTCCAGAAGGCTTCTAAGATGCCGTGGTATAAAAACACGGTCTTTGTGATTTCTGCCGATCATGCCTCTGCTCAGATCAAAGTCCCCGAATACAATACGGCATGGGGTTATTTTTCAATTCCTATTTTCTTCTTCCAGCCTTCAGGTAATGATCACAGCTTCAAGCAGGAGATCATCCAGCAGGTGGACATCATGCCGACCGTGTTGGGAATGCTTCATTATGATAAATCGTACATAGCTTTTGGCAGGGATATTTTCCATGACAAGACAAAGCCCTTTGCTTTTAATTATCTTGATAATACCTATCAGGCCTTTCGTGGAAATTACCTGTTGCAGTTTGATGGGACAAAGACGATGAGTCTCTATGATTTCAGGAACGATAAGTTCCTAAAGGAGAACCTTCTTTCCAAACTTCCGGATACGGTAAGGGTGATGGAGGGTCAGCTCAAGGCATTCATCCAGCAATACAATAACCGGATGGTAGATGATAATCTCACCATCGAGGGACCGCAATCTCCGGGAATTAAGAAAATGGAATAG
- a CDS encoding 30S ribosomal protein THX: MGRGDRKSKKGKVWNGSYGVSRNKKAIKARLKRVTSTKPASAAAVEEKPKAKRAPRKKEAAE; this comes from the coding sequence ATGGGTAGGGGAGACAGAAAATCAAAGAAAGGTAAAGTCTGGAACGGTTCATACGGTGTATCCAGAAACAAGAAGGCTATCAAGGCAAGATTGAAAAGAGTTACTTCTACCAAGCCAGCAAGTGCTGCAGCAGTAGAAGAAAAGCCTAAGGCAAAACGTGCTCCTCGCAAGAAAGAAGCGGCAGAATAA